The following is a genomic window from Thiohalomonas denitrificans.
CTGCGCAGGCAAGGGTGGCTCCCTTGTCAAGCAGCGCACAAATCCGCCGGGAGCGGATTTGGACGGCCCCAGGCCGGCCCGAAGGGCGGGCTCCAGGGATGGAGTCCGCTACGCCGGGATCGGCGATTTTGGGCCCAACCCTTCGGGCTCGGGACCGTTTTACCCGCTGGGCTGCGTTACAGCTCGCTCATGTGAAGCAACCACACATCACTCGCTGCGCCTTGCCAGCGGACAAAACGGCCACGAGCAGAACCGTGTTGGATTAATAGAAGTGCCCTTTACTGTGGTTTAAACCGTATTAACCTTCCAGTGCTTCGGTCTGCTTGCGGATCAGATCGGCAATGCCGCCCTCGGCGAGGTCGATCATGACGTCGAACTCTTCGCGGCGGAAGGCGTGCCCTTCGGCGGTACCCTGGACTTCGATGAAGGCACTGCCGTCGTTCATCACCACGTTCATGTCCGTCTCGGCGGTGGAGTCCTCCGCATAATCCAGGTCCAGCACCGGCGTCCCCTGATAGATACCCACCGAGACGGAGGCGATCTTGCCGTGCAGCGGGTTCTTTTTGATGACGCGCTTGTCGAGAAGATGCTGCATGGCATCGGCGAGTGCCACGAAACCGCCGGTTATGGAGGCGGTACGGGTCCCACCGTCGGCCTGGATCACATCGCAATCGATGGTGACGGTGCGCTCGCCGAGGGCTTCACGGTCCATCACCGCCCGCAGGGAGCGCCCAATCAGGCGCTGGATCTCCATGGTACGGCCACCCTGACGACCCTGAGCCGCCTCACGTCCCATGCGCGAGCCGGTGGAGCGGGGCAGCATGCCGTATTCTGCGGTCACCCAGCCACAGCCCTTGCCCCTGAGAAAGCGCGGGATACGCTCGTCCACACTGGCCGTACAGATCACTTTGGTATCGCCAAACTCGACCAGTACCGAACCCTCGGCATGCTTGGTGTAATTGCGGGTGAAGCGAATATCGCGCAGTTCGTCGGGGGCTCGTCCGCTTGGACGCATGTGCTGTACTCCTGGATGGGTGGTTTGGTGAAGCTATTGTAAACGGAGCCACAGCCGGGTGCGAACACGAAGTGTCCGGGAAACGGGAAGGCCAAGGGCGGTGTGGCGGCTGCCGCCGCTCCTACCGATCCATCTCTTTTTCGTATTCGTGGATGATCTGCTGGATCTGGTCGATCGCACTCTCCAGCTTCTCCGGGGCGGGGCGCTCGCGCACCAGCTGGACCGGACGGCGTCG
Proteins encoded in this region:
- the rph gene encoding ribonuclease PH, producing the protein MRPSGRAPDELRDIRFTRNYTKHAEGSVLVEFGDTKVICTASVDERIPRFLRGKGCGWVTAEYGMLPRSTGSRMGREAAQGRQGGRTMEIQRLIGRSLRAVMDREALGERTVTIDCDVIQADGGTRTASITGGFVALADAMQHLLDKRVIKKNPLHGKIASVSVGIYQGTPVLDLDYAEDSTAETDMNVVMNDGSAFIEVQGTAEGHAFRREEFDVMIDLAEGGIADLIRKQTEALEG